Proteins found in one Lysinibacillus fusiformis genomic segment:
- a CDS encoding AAA family ATPase: MNTIFSVTQKQLYDFLLNVATIRPVFIWGAPGIGKSAIVENFASELGLPCVSLLGSQLAPEDIIGVPQIKDGYSVFCPPKMIARDEPYCLFLDELNACSQEVQKAFYSLIHERRIGEFRLPEGTIVIGAGNRAQDNAIVKPMSSALINRMVHVQLRASHKDWLEWAYAHELHPYVIEYIQMRPDHLWNEPPKTEEPFSTPRSWHMLSDCLYAYGNSLQEQTIDLLASSCLSAHTASQFKAFIKQVRSKYDLAKIIQGELRWPDQPEERDLLYFMAQSFRAQLLKELPNEHTTLKGNQRQLAFRAKDLIKDLSSISLEIAQMVVSEQKGEALPAWFMLEVIRDLPRLVAKKDG; encoded by the coding sequence TTGAATACGATTTTTAGTGTTACACAAAAACAACTATATGATTTTCTACTGAATGTAGCGACAATCAGACCGGTCTTTATTTGGGGAGCACCTGGCATTGGGAAATCCGCGATTGTTGAAAATTTCGCTAGTGAATTAGGCTTGCCCTGTGTGTCGTTATTGGGCAGTCAGCTAGCACCTGAGGATATTATTGGTGTTCCACAGATTAAGGATGGCTACAGTGTTTTTTGTCCACCTAAAATGATTGCACGCGATGAACCTTATTGCCTTTTTTTAGATGAATTAAATGCTTGCTCACAGGAAGTACAAAAAGCGTTTTATAGTCTTATTCATGAACGCAGAATTGGAGAGTTTAGATTGCCAGAGGGCACGATTGTTATTGGTGCAGGCAATCGAGCGCAGGATAACGCGATTGTTAAACCGATGTCCTCCGCATTAATCAATCGGATGGTCCATGTTCAGCTTAGGGCATCGCATAAGGATTGGCTTGAATGGGCCTATGCACATGAACTACATCCATATGTGATTGAGTATATTCAAATGCGTCCCGATCATTTATGGAACGAACCACCGAAAACAGAAGAACCCTTCTCCACACCTCGTTCATGGCATATGCTAAGTGATTGTTTGTATGCATACGGTAACAGCTTGCAAGAACAAACTATCGATCTCTTAGCAAGTAGCTGCCTATCTGCGCATACTGCCAGTCAATTTAAAGCCTTTATCAAGCAAGTGCGAAGTAAATATGATCTCGCCAAAATTATCCAAGGAGAATTACGTTGGCCCGATCAACCAGAAGAAAGAGATTTGCTTTATTTCATGGCACAATCCTTCCGTGCTCAGTTACTGAAGGAGCTTCCGAACGAGCATACGACTTTGAAGGGAAATCAACGGCAATTAGCCTTTCGTGCCAAGGACTTGATCAAGGACCTATCATCCATCAGCTTAGAAATTGCACAGATGGTTGTGTCAGAGCAAAAGGGTGAAGCCTTACCTGCCTGGTTTATGCTGGAGGTTATCCGAGATTTACCACGTTTAGTAGCCAAAAAGGACGGTTAG
- a CDS encoding vWA domain-containing protein, translating into MAKKKKASQQEHKNEKAIARGHDIVCTHPLFEALGHAVYMQYESMPQKDWAYVTSAGVIYVNQDKKGQPNEWAYVIAHCLLHLGLHHHQPKEQQELWNIACDCYITKFLAELKFGQAPKEMSNPLFEAFSSEEKLYDRFLREGVPNDLKGYSTMPGQVDFVISQNKTGYLYRGNSNFAALFAEGLSKAVQSAIRVAGGVENTLGGTTRVTQAQRAKAWFMSSYPLFGALAADFTIIEDPLICTRMDISVAAIAVETKEIYLNTAVGMTDEEMRFLLAHELLHAGLSHATRRQGRDPYLWNVACDYVINGWLIDMKIGEMPAFGGLYDPALKGLSAESIYDRIVTDIRVYRKLRTFRGQGIGDMIETNPPDFWEGKVGVDLDAFYKRALSQGLSYHMTQERGYLPQGLIEEIRSLAQPPIAWDVALAKWFDRMFQPIEKVRTYARPSRRQASTPDIARPRWIHQSGEEDGRTFAVLIDTSGSMDRLLLGKALGTIASYSITRDVPFVRVIFCDAVAYDTGYLAPEELLTKVKVRGRGGTVLQPGIQLLEEAQDFPKDGPILIITDGQCDRLAIKREHAFVLPQGAKLPFVPKGEVFRMK; encoded by the coding sequence ATGGCCAAAAAAAAGAAAGCATCACAGCAGGAGCATAAAAATGAGAAAGCCATTGCACGTGGGCATGACATTGTCTGTACACATCCCCTGTTCGAGGCGTTAGGACATGCTGTTTACATGCAATACGAAAGTATGCCACAAAAGGATTGGGCTTACGTTACAAGCGCAGGTGTCATCTATGTGAATCAGGATAAAAAAGGACAGCCAAATGAATGGGCTTATGTGATAGCGCATTGTTTGCTACACCTTGGCTTGCATCATCATCAACCAAAAGAGCAGCAGGAGCTTTGGAATATCGCCTGTGACTGCTATATAACAAAGTTTTTAGCAGAGCTAAAATTTGGTCAAGCCCCAAAGGAAATGAGTAATCCACTTTTTGAAGCCTTTAGCTCTGAGGAAAAATTGTATGATAGATTTTTACGCGAAGGTGTACCAAACGATTTGAAAGGCTATAGTACAATGCCAGGACAAGTGGATTTTGTTATTTCACAAAATAAAACAGGCTATCTTTATCGAGGCAATAGTAATTTCGCCGCGTTATTTGCAGAAGGCTTATCGAAAGCAGTGCAAAGTGCCATCCGGGTAGCAGGTGGGGTAGAAAATACATTAGGAGGCACAACGAGGGTAACACAAGCACAGCGCGCAAAGGCTTGGTTTATGAGTTCCTATCCCTTATTTGGTGCTTTAGCAGCTGACTTTACAATAATTGAAGATCCACTTATTTGTACAAGAATGGATATCTCAGTCGCGGCCATTGCAGTGGAAACAAAGGAGATTTACTTGAATACGGCCGTGGGCATGACCGATGAGGAAATGCGGTTTTTACTGGCACACGAACTACTTCATGCGGGATTAAGCCATGCGACACGCAGACAAGGACGTGATCCCTATTTATGGAATGTTGCTTGTGATTATGTTATCAATGGCTGGCTCATCGATATGAAAATCGGCGAGATGCCAGCATTTGGCGGGTTATATGATCCAGCATTAAAAGGGCTCTCGGCAGAATCTATTTATGATCGCATTGTTACGGATATTAGGGTGTATCGCAAATTAAGAACCTTTCGAGGGCAGGGCATAGGAGATATGATCGAAACGAATCCACCAGACTTTTGGGAAGGCAAGGTAGGCGTGGATTTGGATGCTTTTTATAAAAGGGCATTAAGTCAAGGGTTAAGCTATCATATGACTCAAGAGAGAGGATACTTGCCACAAGGGCTCATTGAGGAAATTCGTAGCCTAGCACAGCCTCCTATTGCTTGGGATGTGGCATTAGCCAAATGGTTTGATCGGATGTTTCAACCAATAGAGAAAGTGAGAACGTATGCACGCCCAAGTAGAAGGCAAGCATCGACACCGGATATCGCTCGACCAAGATGGATTCATCAAAGCGGAGAGGAAGATGGGCGCACTTTCGCAGTCCTTATTGATACATCAGGCTCCATGGATCGCCTCCTACTAGGAAAAGCACTCGGCACAATAGCGAGCTATAGCATCACTAGAGATGTTCCCTTTGTTCGCGTTATATTTTGTGATGCTGTTGCCTATGACACAGGCTATCTAGCACCTGAAGAACTATTAACGAAAGTGAAAGTAAGAGGTAGAGGCGGCACGGTATTACAGCCTGGTATACAG